The following DNA comes from Chitinophaga nivalis.
GTATGATTCAGCAACGTTTACGGTGCCGGCAGTATTGTTTACTACGCCGGAAGCCATTACGGGCTTGCAACAGCAAGGTTATACCTGTACGATTATCAAAACGTTCCCTCACTTTTACGTGAGTAAACTGGATCTTCCTTTCGTCCGGAAAGCCACCCGTGCCAGTGCTTTGGTGGAAAGATCCCTGGTGCGTGTAGAAAAATAGAAAAATTTTTCTTTTGATGGAATGCTTTGTGGTGGCTGGTTTGAGCGGATTTATTTTTCTTTCTGAAAAAATTTTTCAAAAAAAGTGCAAAAGGATTTTGTGAAAATAAAAAATTACCTATTTTTGCAATCCCAAATCGCACAAACGATACGGGAAACACTCCTCCTTAGCTCAGTTGGTTAGAGCATCTGACTGTTAATCAGAGGGTCGCTGGTTCAAGTCCAGCAGGGGGAGCGAAAAAAAAGAAAGGTCTGCAGTGATGCGGACCTTTTTTGTTTTTCGGTATAATTTGCTCCATCACTTATGGATGATCAAGTAAAAACACTTTTACATGGTCAATGTAATTCTTCTATCTGGTTTCCTTAATTTCATTTAATGAAAAACGAGCTTGAGTTAATAAAGATATTAGCTGATTTGCGCAATTTGTCTGCAGAAACTGAAGTTGTTGAATTCAAAGAGGCAAAAACTAACTATGATTTTAATAAACTAGGAAAGTACTTTTCTGCAATTGCGAATGAGGCCAACTTAAAAGGAAAGCCATATGGATGGTTAGTATTTGGAATTGAAAACAAGCATCATGGTATAGTTGGGTCCCAATTTCGGCCTAATAGAAAAGATTTGGATAGTCTTAAGTCTGAAATTGCAAATAGAGCGACTAATAGAATTACATTTATCGATATTTATGAGATCTTTTTGGAAGAAGGTAGAGTAATAATGTTTCAAATTCCGGCGGCTCCAAAAGGAATTCCGATTGCATGGGAAGGTCATTACTATGGTCGGGATAATGAGGAACTTAACCCTCTAAATATTGAGGAAATTGATAGGATCAGATCTCAAGCTTTGGCGGTAGATTGGAGTGTGGTCATAATTCCCGATGCTACTATAGACGATTTGGACCCAATGGCTATTCAGCTAGCAAGGTTAAATTATACAAGCAAGTTTGCTTCAAATGCTAAAGAAGTCGACAAGTGGGATGATGTAACTTTTTTAAATAAATCAAAGCTCCTTATTAAAGGACAAATTACACGAACTGCAATTATTCTATTGGGAAAAGAAGAATCTGAGCATTACATTAATCCCGCAGAAGTAAAAATTCGCTGGCTTTTAAAAGATAGCTCAGGCAATGATAAAGACTATGCAATATTTGGACCTCCAATGTTGCTTGCTGTAGATAAGGTGTATGCCAAAATTAGAAATTTAAAGTATCGTTATATAAAAGATGGTACCCTGTTCCCTGAAGAAATAGACCAATATGAGCCTTATTCAATCAGAGAGGCTATAAATAATTGTATTGCTCACCAGGACTATACCAAAGCGGGACGAATTAATGTGATTGAGTCTGAAGATCAGTTAACATTCACTAATGTAGGTACTTTTATTCCTGGGTCAGTAGAGAAGGTTATAATTGATAATGCTCCTGAAGAACAGTATCGAAATAATTTTTTGGCTAATGCAATGTTTAACCTGAAAATGGTTGATACTGCTGGAGGTGGGATTAGAAAGATGTATAACTATCAGCGGGATCGTTTTTTTCCGTTACCTGATTATGATTTGAGTAATGAAAGAGTCAAAGTTACGTTGACTGGAAAGATCTTAAATCAGGCTTATGCACGTATTCTTGCTTCTAATTCGGATCTTACCTTAGTAGAAATAATTCTTCTTGATAAAGTTCAGAAAAGGTTACCATTAAGCATTGAAGAAGAAAAACAGTTAAAGTCAAAACGCCTTATTGAAGGACGGAAACCGAATTTTTATATTGCTCAAAAGGTCGCGGAGGGAATAGGGAAAAAAGCAGATTATTCGAAAAATAAAGGATTTGATAATGCATACTATCTTGACTTTATTGAAAAATCAGTTAAGGAGCATGATCATTTAAATAGGAAAGATGTTGATGATCTGCTATGGAAGAAATTGCCAGATTGGATGGATGATAAGCAAAAGAAAATTAAGATTAATAATTTACTTTCCACTCTCAGAAAAAAAGGGAGAGTTAAAAATGTTGGGTCTGATGCAGTTCCAAAATGGGTATTAGCCTGGAAGAATTAATCATTCGATATTCAGAGATATTGTGACATTTTAAATTAGAGTTAATTAGAGCGTTAATTAGAAAGTGTTGTGAAGGTTGATTGTAAGTTGTTGATTTTCAGTTTTGTTTTATTGTGTGGCTGACTTTTAGTGGTCTAATATCTTCTAATATTCGAGCTTGGGCAATGATAATTTGCTGAATGCGAGTTGATCTGGTAGCCATTGATTAGATATTTCTCCTGTTAGGAGGAACGAAAGAAAGGCTTACAATAATGCAGGCCTTTTCTCTTTGATACATGCCCCGTTTGTTATCCTTTAATTCCTGTATTGATTCATACTTCATATTTTGTTTTTTAACAATGACGCAAAAATAAAATTTGCGCAACCGATCGGCTTCGCATATATTTGCAACCAAACGGCTTCATAATTACAATTCATGAGACGCGATATTTTTCAGGCAATTGCAGATCCCACCAGACGAGCTATCCTTGTCCTGATCGCCGCACAGGCAATGACTCCCAATGCCATTGCGGAGCATTTTGACATCAGCAGACAATCAATATCCAAACACTTGCGCATCCTATCCGAATGCGACCTCCTGGCTCCAAAGCAGGAAGGCAGGGAAATCTACTATGCACTGAAAATCGATAAAATGAAAGAAATCGATACCTGGCTAGACCAGTTCCGGAAGAGGATGGAAGTAAGTTTCAAACAACTCGATGAAGTATTGTACACCTTAAAAAGTAAGAAAAAATGAATTTACTATTTGATTTTACTGTTGACAAAGCTGCGAAAACGGTATTCATAACGAGAGAATTTGATGCTGACCTATCGCTGGTATGGGATGCATTTACCCAGGCAGAATTGCTTGACCAATGGGTAGCGCCTAAACCCTGGACCTCAAAAACAAAATTTATGGACTTCAAGGTAGGCGGACGAAGATTTTATGCAATGGTAAGCCCCGAAGGACACGAGCGTTGGGCCATCCAGCAATACATTTCCATCAGCCCCAAAACCAATTTCAAACTGTTTAATGCTTTTGCAGACAAAGATGAAAACATTGAATTACCGGGTTCCGACTGGGATTACACTTTTAAGGAACAGAACGGAAAGACAACCGTGCACATGACTATTTATAATGAATCTCTTGCCCGTATGGAGAAGATGATTGAAATGGGCTTTAAAGAAGGATTCACTATGAGCCTGACCAATCTTGAAAACCTGTTGACGACTTTATCGAAACGCTCCTGATCCCGATAGCTATCGGGATGAACGATGATATCATTGATTCCGTGCTTATTCAGCTGAAGGTATGTACACAGGCAGCTGTTATCAGCTGCTTATGCACATACCTTTTGTGTTGGCAATTAAAATGTATTTACCTGCAATTAATTAGGAGAGTTAAAAGCATAAAACTTCACGGTATTTTCTACCCAGCCATTTACAACCGGATTTAACGTCAGGTCATAAAAATATCCGTATGCAGGATTCAGTGAATGATAAAACTGGTGTACCGGTACGGCACCGGGGACCTGACTCGAAAAGGCGTAAAAATCAGCCACGCCGGTAGTGGCCCATTCATTCAGGTGAATGGTATTATTGGTGGTCAGGCAGTATACGGCCCGGGTTCTATGTTGCATGATGTAGACGGGTACGGAGTTGCCAATCTGGGTGTTATATACATAAATGAGATCGTTGCCGGTAATTCGTCTCCAGCCTGGATGGTCATTTGCGTAATTACTGTTGGTCGTAAACAGGTGTCCATATGTTGCTGAATAAAAATTATATAGGAGGACCTTGTTGGGATCTTGTAATTTTTTGTCATCTTGTTTTTGAGCGGTTGTTGGGGATGCCGGAGATGGAATAGCTGGTTGAATGCTTTGTTTGGTACAGGCATAGAAAAAAATAACTGCTAACAACAGAAAAGATAATTTTTTCATTGGGTGATAGTTTAAGGGGGTAAAAATTTGTGTAGTGCTTCCAGTTTAGCAATAGATAAATAAACAAGCTATAGGACGTAATGACAATAGATATAGCGGAAAGTGTAACTGATAAGATGGATTGGGCAAAAAAGAATATAAAGATATTGCCGCATGCTGCATTGCGAATGCAGCATCTAAAATTGGGGTTAAGATGGAATAATTTTACAATCGTTAAACGAGTCGCTTTTTATTGGCGGCTATTCACTGCAGCTTCCAGTAAGTCGGTAATAAAGCGGGGCTGGCTCCCAAAAATATCATGCTCCCAATCGGGAGGCGCCAGCTTATTCAGCACTAAATACATGGCTAATCCTTCTTCCTGAGACCACTGGTTCCGCTTTCTGCGGAAGCCTTCAACGGCGGTATCAAAAGACAGGTTTCCACCACGGGGATGTATTAACCAGCGCACCGCTGTATACTGTCCTAATCCCTCCATCGACAGAAAAATATCATCTAAAGGTTTCAACACGGCTTTTTCTCCGGTGAAATATTTTGCTTGTCGCTGGCGTAGCAGGGAGAGCGCTTCTTTAACCAGTTTGATGAATAGGGTGTTATCTGTTGTAAATGCCGCTTCATAAAATTTGTTTACTTCCTGCTGAAATTCACGCACATAAATGCTATCCTTTTTGAAATAGTCCTGTACAATATCATCTGTCAGGTTAATAGTGGTAAAGGCGTGTTGTTGTTCAATACTATCTACCAGTCTGCCTATGCCGTTGAATTGACGGGTATGTGCAAATTCATGTAGGAATACACCTGTCAGCATTTTTTTCAATCCGAGCTCCTGGCTTTGAATACCTGCTTTTTCCCAATATGGTGGTGTGCCCATTACAAAGAAACCATTCCCGTTTTTGAAAGGGGCGGCAAAGCTCATCAGACCCACAGGTACTTTGGTGGCATTGGGTAGGATCAGGCTGTCGCGATAGGGGGCAACACGCCAGGGTAGCTGCTTTCCCCGGAAGGCAGGGCCTTTGAAAGGCGTGCCGTTGGGTGCACTGGTTGCTGAGGTGGTATAACTATAGGTATCGTCAAAAAATAATAACTCAGGAGCAGAGGTAGGAGATAAATGAAAAATATGGTCACTGACCAGTTCCCACGCTGTCATCCAATGCTGGATGCTGGCTGCGGCAGATGTAGTTGTTTGTTGTGCTTTTGCCGGAATCGTATAGCAAACGATTAAACTATTCAATAGAAAGAAAGGGATATATCTCATGATGTTTCTCATGACAATGCATATTTACTGATGTATTAAAGATACTTTTTGCATTTGAGATATACACTATTTTAAATTAAAAAGAGGTGACAGGCTGATATAAGAAAAGCAATTACTTTTCTTATATAATTCATTTGAAGCGTTTTAAACATAAAAACGGGCATTCCTTTCCGGAATGGTTTGTTGGTATTAAAATGTTGCCAATAGCTATCGTATGAAGGAGCATATAGTCATGTCCGTTATACGATAGTGGTAAATACAGACAGGTGTTTAGCTGTTAATTACCGGGGCAGAATGGGTAAACCTCCTACCCTCTCCGGCTGAAAGTGGCCGCCGGAGAGGGATAGCAGTTTGTTGTTGGTTACAGGGTGCTCCAGCCGGACCAACCCGTTGCCGGGTCATAATATTTATGAATCAGGTGATTGTCTATATCTTTTGCATAAACACCTACCCCAACAGGATCATTGCCTCTTCTTACGACAGCCGGATCACTGGTTAGCTGTCCGCCCAGGATATCCCAGGCTGACCATCCTGCACCTGGAGCAAAGTATTTATGTATCAGCTCATTATTGAACCCTCTTGCATAAATACCTATGCCATCGGGATTGCCTCTGATGACGGCTACTGGTGGAGAAATCAGCTGGCCACTGAGGTCCTCCCATGCCGACCATCCTACACCAGCCTGGAGGAATTTGTGAATGAGATGGTTGTTGGTACCTTTCGCATAAATATTTACCGCATAGGCATCAAATCCTCTCCTGGTGACTACAGGGGCAGAAGTTAATTGGCCACCCAGATCTTCCCAGGCAGACCAGCCGGAACCTGATTCGAAATATTTATGGATAAGATTATTGTTGACACCTCTGGCATAAATGCCAACACCATAAACATCATTGCCTCTTGATACAACTGCGGGAGCGGAGGTTAATTGTCCACCGAGATCTTCCCATGCAGACCAGCCTACTCCAGGCGTAAAGTATTTGTGGATAAGATTATTATTAGTGCCTCTGGCATAGATGCCGACACCGGAAGGATCGGTCCCTCTTTTGATAACTGCTGGTGGGGTAGTCAGCTGTCCACCCAGGTCTTCCCAGGCCGACCAGCCTACTCCTGACTGGAAGTATTTATGCAGGAGATTATTATTAACCCCCCTAACGTAAATGCCTACACCATAACCATCTGTACTTCTATGAATCGCTACGGGTGCTTCAGCCAGTTGTCCACCCAGGTTTTCCCAGACAGACCACCCTGTTTGAGAATTAAAATACCGGTGGAACAGGTTGTTGTTGGGACCTTTCGCATAAATACCAACGCCATAGGTATCATCTCCCCTTGCGATCACCACCGGAGCAGAGGTTAATTGCAGGGCAGGTTGAGGGGCGCCATAGAGATAACGCAATGCTGTTTTGTCATTTTCGTTGAAGCTCTGTGCAGTGCCACTGTTACATGCCAGCATCCAGGAACCGGCATCTGTGCCGGAAGGCGTGCCCGGAATATGGATAGCGCCTACTCCTGCATCGCCTTCATTGCCCCCCGAACCGCAACTATAGGAACGATCGAACCAGTCAGTATGCCTGAATCCTATACAGTGACCAATTTCATGTTCGAGCACACTTCTGATAAATCCCACATTACTGCCAAAATAAGGAGAACAGGAGTTCATCACTACCGTAGGATATGGATTGCCACCAGTAGGAAAACCGGAATAGCCTAACTGCCCGGCACCAAGACATTCGCCCCGTATTATAATATCAGCGCTACCACTTACATACTGGAAGCGCAGCCGGAGTCCCAGCGCATTGTAATTGTTAACCGTTTCCTGTGCTGCCTGAACAAAATAGTTATTCAGCCCGGAAACGGTGACTGTGATAGTACGAGGAAGGGATGTTACAAGATTGGTAGTCTGGTATTGCTCTGTTTTGGCAATAAGCAGACTGGTAATAGTACCCGCCTGCTCCAGGTTTTGGGGAGTTAAGAGGATATCATTTTCTACCAGATAACCTTCGGCTGTTTTTTGGATGTTTTTGGTACTGAATCCCAGCGATTTTATTTGGTTGAGTACTGTACTGGTAATTTCACCAGGTTTTTCTTTTTGATGGATTTGTTCCTTCTGGCAGGAAGAGATGAGTATGCTCGTTAGCATACAGGCATACGCCAGGTACTTACTTTTTTTCATGAGGTTCATTTGAAGGGTTTTAAACATAAAAATTGGCATTCCGGAAAGGAATAATGTTCAAGTATAAAAATGGTTATTCATGCAAATACAAAAGAGAGATTTTGAAGTATTATACTATAGTTAATAATAGGCTATTGTAGGTTGCTGAATATAGGAGTTGCTATCATAAGTATTGTTGTTCAATGATAGTGTGTATATGGGATACCTGTATTTTACACTTGTTAAAAATATTCATTCCGGCTGCAATGTTATTACATACAGCATTTGCCGGGAATATATACAGTGATATTTTTTTACAACACTTTATATGCAGACGGCAACAGCGAAAATGTATATCCGTATCCGTTATGCTGATGGATGCATCTATTGCCTGATTTTAATAGAGATGTTTAAGATGCGAGAAAGACAAATTATGATAATAAGACAGCCGTTAATGCGACATCCGCCGGACTGACGTTTTAGGGCATGTATGAAATGTCATCCGGCGGAATAAAAACAGGATCGGTATTTTCTAAAGTGTCTGCATGACTACCAGGATAACTGCAGGTTGTAATGATGCAGTATGAAAGTGAATCAGCTATATCTGTCCAGATAATCATGCGCTATCAGCTGGCCCAGTACCGATTCCGTGATGTATTGATTGTAAGGGGTAATAAGTGTTTTATATTTATCAAAAACAATAATGATTTCTTCCAGTGCTTTGTTAAAGATAATATCAAAGTCAGTATTGGGGAATTGTCTGATATAAGCGTTGCCCTTAATTTCCGTACCATCTTCATTTAATTCTTTTTTATAGGAATAAAGATCATTTATTAAGGCTACAGCATAGGCACCCAGCCGATATACTTCCAGATCGGCCGTGCGTGCACTTTTACCTTCTTTTAGCAGCAAGGTTTTATTGACTTCAAAAAGCATATACATCCCTATTGTTCCCATTCTGATATAGTTCATTAAATGCTTATTCTCAAAATCCGTACTGGTAATCACATCTTCAATTACAGATATAGACATCCAGTGTTGCATAACCCTTACCACATGCGGTGCGTCGGTGGCATAGGCATTGTGCATGAAAGACCTTGCCTGATCAATATAAAATGCGACGAGTTCATCTTCAGCGATCGTGTTATGAATAAAACTGCTGTATCCCTGTGTGAAATAATTTTTTCGATCTTCTACCACTTTATCATCTATAAAAAAAATAACGGCCAGCCATTTCATGAAGGAAAATAACAGATCATGTGGCATATCAATTCTCGGATAACAATACAGCGATACCCGGTACGAAATTTCAAAATAATTCTGATGGGGATGGAACCGGCTGATTTCCTCTTCACACCAGTATCTGAATTTTGACTCCAGTTCTCTGACAGCCATACTTTCTACATAGGAAAAAGGTATTCTTTCTTTTATGGTTGCTTTTAGGATATCTCTTAGTGCTGTTTTCATAATTAAATTTGATTTTGGTTATAAGTATGCTTTTAACAGACGACATTTTTATCAGCTTAATTGATACATCGATAACAAGTATCGCTTATACAACTCTCCGGGTGCCATCTTCCTGCTGCTGACTAAATACAGCAGCAGCAACAGAGAGTAAAAACAATACGGTATTGTTAATGGCTCGCCATTAAAGGAAGATGTGATACAATACTTTTATTATCTTTTGTCAGGGAGGGATATCCGGTAATGGTTTAAAGATATAGGATTGTACAGCAATAGGATTGTAGTATATTTTTTTCTTGTGAAATCAGGGTGCTGATAAATATTTTCATACGGTGTAGCTGTTATTTGCAAGTAAATTGTATCAACAATGGAAAACATAAATAGTGTACCAGACTCATTATTATCTCCCATTTCATGGTTCCGGCAGATGCAAAAGGATAATCCGGTTTTTTTTGATAGTAACTTCGCGCTATTTAGCGGCGGTATGGGCGCATGGCAGGTTTTCAGGTATGAAGATGTGGCAGAGGTATTTCGGGACTACAACGCTTATACATCCGCATATGTACCTAAATCCACAAATAGCTTGCTGGGAGACTCGCTGATTTTTAAAGACCCGCCCGATCATACCAAGTTGCGTAAGGCACTCAGTAAAGCCTTAAGCCCATTCCTGATGACCCGGCTGGAACCAACTGTAGATGAGCTAACCAGGAAGCTGATGGCGCCTTATTGGGAAAAAGGAGAGATGGATTTTATGAAGGATTTTTCGGATCTGTTGCCACTATGGATTATCATGAAAGTAATTGGTATCAGAGATGAAGATTTTGATGTGGTGAAAGACCTGGTTGGGAAAATACTGGCTAATCCTGCAATGACCGGAGATTATGACATGTTCTTTAAGGTGCAGGTGGAAGGCAAACACTTTCTGGAGGAAGTCATCCGGCAACATGAGCTGGAACCGCAGCATGACCTCACCGGAATTTTACTCAAGTCAGGGATAGAAGATCAGTCGTTACCTATTCAGGAAATAGTATCCCTTTGTTTTTCAGTAATGTTAGGGGGCGTAGAAACAACCATTGCTTTTCTGGGTAATGTTATGAGAGCACTCATTACGCATCAGCATATACAAGAGCGGGTGCTCCGCCATCCTGATGATATGCCCGCTATGCTCGATGAGGTATTACGTTTTTATCCGCCCTTATTTACCTTTTCCAGGATGGCAGCTAAAGATGTAGAGCTGAGAGGACAGCAAATCCATAAAGGAGATTTTGTAATACCCTGGTTAGGTGCTGCTAATTTTGATGATACGGTATTTCCTGAGCCGGATATCTTCGATATAACCCGGGAAAACCTGGGGCAGATACTGAACTTTGGTCACGGTATTCATTACTGTCCGGGGGAAGCTATTTCCAGACAGGAAGCCAAGGCCGCTTTTAGTTATATCCTGCCGCGAATCAGTGACATTAAACCGAAAGAGGATACTGCATTAACACTGCATCCTAGTACAACTGTTAACTGTTTGAAAAATCTGCCCATCACTTTCACGTATAATGGGGAGCAATAACTACATAAGCGCATTAGTACAATACACGATTGTATTAGCCACCCGTAACAGAAAATAATTTATAAGAACAGCCCCAATAAGGTATCTGGCTGTTAAGTTTGCCTTTGTGCCCATATCATGTGGGAGCCTTTTTCCGCTCCTATTACTGCAGATAGCTTCTTGCTCCGCCATATATTTTCAGGATATACCGTGTCGATACCGGCTGGAGGCCTTTATTGGCACTTCCTATGTTAAAATATTGCACTGATAAATTGTTTCATGTGGTGTAACAGTTATTTGCAAGTAAATTTTATTTACAATGGAAAAAATCAATAGCGTACCAGACTCATTATTAGCGCCGATACCCTGGTTTCGGCAGATGCAAAAGGATAACCCGGTTTTTTTTGACAGCAGATTCACACTATTTAGTGGTACTACGGGAGCATGGCATGTTTTCAGGTATGAAGATGTTGCACAGGTGTTTCGGGATCACGGTTCCTTTACTTCTGCATATATACCTAAATCAGCCAATAATGTCTTATTGGGAGAATCCTTGATTTTTAAAGACCCGCCGGATCATACAAAACTGCGTAAGGTACTCAGTAAAGGTTTAAGCCCTTTCCTGGTAAATCGCATGGAGTCAACAGTAGTCGAGCTAACCCAGCAGATGTTGACGCCATTCCTGGAAAAAGGCGAGATGGATTTTATGAAAGACTTTGCAGATCTGTTACCGTTGTGGATTGTAATGAAAATACTGGGTATCAGGGATGAAGATTTTGAGGTGGTGAAGAACCTGTCAGGGACCATCCTGGCCAGCCCGGAAATGACGAGAGATTATGAAATGTTCTTTAAGGCTCAGCTGGAAGGCAAACAATTTCTGGAGGAAGTTATCCGGCAACATGAAGTAGAACCGAAGAACGATTTCATCGGAATTTTACTCA
Coding sequences within:
- a CDS encoding cytochrome P450, whose product is MEKINSVPDSLLAPIPWFRQMQKDNPVFFDSRFTLFSGTTGAWHVFRYEDVAQVFRDHGSFTSAYIPKSANNVLLGESLIFKDPPDHTKLRKVLSKGLSPFLVNRMESTVVELTQQMLTPFLEKGEMDFMKDFADLLPLWIVMKILGIRDEDFEVVKNLSGTILASPEMTRDYEMFFKAQLEGKQFLEEVIRQHEVEPKNDFIGILLNSKIEDQSVSVLDMVSLSFSVMLGGVESTTAFLGNVMRALITYPDIQDQVRQQPADLPAMLNEVLRFYPSIFTFSRVAAKDVELGGQQIHKGDFMVPWLGATNFDDAIFPEPDVFDINRKNLGQILNFGHGIHYCPGEAVSRQEARAAFGYLLPQLSDIKLKEGAALTLHPSTTVNCLKSLPITFTYNGEK
- a CDS encoding cytochrome P450, whose product is MENINSVPDSLLSPISWFRQMQKDNPVFFDSNFALFSGGMGAWQVFRYEDVAEVFRDYNAYTSAYVPKSTNSLLGDSLIFKDPPDHTKLRKALSKALSPFLMTRLEPTVDELTRKLMAPYWEKGEMDFMKDFSDLLPLWIIMKVIGIRDEDFDVVKDLVGKILANPAMTGDYDMFFKVQVEGKHFLEEVIRQHELEPQHDLTGILLKSGIEDQSLPIQEIVSLCFSVMLGGVETTIAFLGNVMRALITHQHIQERVLRHPDDMPAMLDEVLRFYPPLFTFSRMAAKDVELRGQQIHKGDFVIPWLGAANFDDTVFPEPDIFDITRENLGQILNFGHGIHYCPGEAISRQEAKAAFSYILPRISDIKPKEDTALTLHPSTTVNCLKNLPITFTYNGEQ
- a CDS encoding ArsR/SmtB family transcription factor; protein product: MRRDIFQAIADPTRRAILVLIAAQAMTPNAIAEHFDISRQSISKHLRILSECDLLAPKQEGREIYYALKIDKMKEIDTWLDQFRKRMEVSFKQLDEVLYTLKSKKK
- a CDS encoding SRPBCC family protein; amino-acid sequence: MNLLFDFTVDKAAKTVFITREFDADLSLVWDAFTQAELLDQWVAPKPWTSKTKFMDFKVGGRRFYAMVSPEGHERWAIQQYISISPKTNFKLFNAFADKDENIELPGSDWDYTFKEQNGKTTVHMTIYNESLARMEKMIEMGFKEGFTMSLTNLENLLTTLSKRS
- a CDS encoding RNA-binding domain-containing protein; protein product: MKNELELIKILADLRNLSAETEVVEFKEAKTNYDFNKLGKYFSAIANEANLKGKPYGWLVFGIENKHHGIVGSQFRPNRKDLDSLKSEIANRATNRITFIDIYEIFLEEGRVIMFQIPAAPKGIPIAWEGHYYGRDNEELNPLNIEEIDRIRSQALAVDWSVVIIPDATIDDLDPMAIQLARLNYTSKFASNAKEVDKWDDVTFLNKSKLLIKGQITRTAIILLGKEESEHYINPAEVKIRWLLKDSSGNDKDYAIFGPPMLLAVDKVYAKIRNLKYRYIKDGTLFPEEIDQYEPYSIREAINNCIAHQDYTKAGRINVIESEDQLTFTNVGTFIPGSVEKVIIDNAPEEQYRNNFLANAMFNLKMVDTAGGGIRKMYNYQRDRFFPLPDYDLSNERVKVTLTGKILNQAYARILASNSDLTLVEIILLDKVQKRLPLSIEEEKQLKSKRLIEGRKPNFYIAQKVAEGIGKKADYSKNKGFDNAYYLDFIEKSVKEHDHLNRKDVDDLLWKKLPDWMDDKQKKIKINNLLSTLRKKGRVKNVGSDAVPKWVLAWKN
- a CDS encoding M57 family metalloprotease, coding for MKKSKYLAYACMLTSILISSCQKEQIHQKEKPGEITSTVLNQIKSLGFSTKNIQKTAEGYLVENDILLTPQNLEQAGTITSLLIAKTEQYQTTNLVTSLPRTITVTVSGLNNYFVQAAQETVNNYNALGLRLRFQYVSGSADIIIRGECLGAGQLGYSGFPTGGNPYPTVVMNSCSPYFGSNVGFIRSVLEHEIGHCIGFRHTDWFDRSYSCGSGGNEGDAGVGAIHIPGTPSGTDAGSWMLACNSGTAQSFNENDKTALRYLYGAPQPALQLTSAPVVIARGDDTYGVGIYAKGPNNNLFHRYFNSQTGWSVWENLGGQLAEAPVAIHRSTDGYGVGIYVRGVNNNLLHKYFQSGVGWSAWEDLGGQLTTPPAVIKRGTDPSGVGIYARGTNNNLIHKYFTPGVGWSAWEDLGGQLTSAPAVVSRGNDVYGVGIYARGVNNNLIHKYFESGSGWSAWEDLGGQLTSAPVVTRRGFDAYAVNIYAKGTNNHLIHKFLQAGVGWSAWEDLSGQLISPPVAVIRGNPDGIGIYARGFNNELIHKYFAPGAGWSAWDILGGQLTSDPAVVRRGNDPVGVGVYAKDIDNHLIHKYYDPATGWSGWSTL